A region of Thermococcus argininiproducens DNA encodes the following proteins:
- a CDS encoding aminotransferase class V-fold PLP-dependent enzyme translates to MKIPDDIRKDIPLTQEVIYFDNTATSLTPIPVVEAMDEYYLKYRANVHRGVHRLSQKATHEYEKSREVVAKFIGAKFEEIVFTKNTSESLNLAALGLEGIFKKGDKIVTTPYEHHSDLLPWQRLAKKFDLKLEIIEGDNEGNLDLADAEKKIKGATLVAIQHVSNALGVIHEVEELGKMAKDEGAIFIVDAAQSIGHMEVNVNKLHADFLAFSGHKGPMGPTGIGVLYIREEFFDIFEPPLIGGGTIEDVDLHNYTLTAPPERYEAGTPNIGGAIGLAAGIKYIEKIGLDKIEKQEHKLVKRTTEGLTELEIPWYGPRNLKKHAGVVSFNVPPLHPHDVAAILDEHNIMVRSGHHCALPVMKKLGINGTVRASFHVYNSLEEVETFLSVMEELVKSLS, encoded by the coding sequence ATGAAAATACCGGATGATATTAGAAAAGACATTCCTTTAACTCAGGAGGTCATATATTTTGACAATACTGCCACCTCTCTAACCCCAATACCCGTAGTTGAGGCTATGGATGAGTATTATCTAAAGTATAGAGCCAACGTTCATCGCGGTGTTCACAGACTCTCACAAAAGGCAACCCATGAGTATGAGAAATCAAGAGAAGTTGTAGCTAAATTCATTGGAGCGAAATTTGAAGAGATCGTCTTCACAAAAAACACCAGCGAAAGCCTTAATCTGGCAGCTTTGGGACTCGAAGGAATCTTCAAAAAGGGCGATAAAATCGTGACCACTCCTTATGAGCATCACTCTGATTTACTCCCATGGCAACGCTTGGCCAAAAAGTTTGATCTAAAATTGGAAATAATTGAAGGAGATAACGAGGGAAACCTAGACCTTGCAGATGCAGAAAAGAAAATTAAAGGAGCAACACTTGTAGCAATCCAACATGTCTCCAATGCCTTAGGTGTAATACATGAAGTAGAAGAACTTGGAAAAATGGCAAAGGATGAAGGGGCTATATTTATTGTAGATGCTGCTCAAAGTATTGGACACATGGAAGTTAATGTTAACAAACTTCATGCAGACTTCTTAGCATTCTCAGGACACAAAGGGCCAATGGGGCCCACCGGAATTGGAGTCCTTTATATCAGAGAAGAGTTCTTTGACATCTTTGAGCCTCCGCTCATCGGAGGCGGGACAATTGAAGACGTCGATCTCCACAATTACACACTCACAGCCCCACCAGAACGCTATGAAGCAGGTACTCCCAATATAGGAGGGGCAATAGGGCTTGCAGCTGGAATAAAATACATAGAAAAGATCGGCTTAGATAAAATCGAAAAACAAGAACACAAACTCGTAAAGAGAACAACTGAAGGACTAACTGAACTCGAAATTCCATGGTATGGGCCAAGAAACTTGAAAAAACATGCAGGAGTCGTGAGCTTTAACGTTCCACCCTTGCATCCACACGACGTAGCAGCAATTTTAGATGAGCACAACATAATGGTTCGGTCTGGACATCATTGTGCCTTGCCAGTAATGAAAAAGCTCGGAATAAATGGAACTGTTAGAGCTTCGTTCCATGTCTACAATAGCCTCGAAGAAGTTGAGACTTTCCTAAGTGTCATGGAAGAGTTAGTTAAAAGCCTAAGCTGA
- a CDS encoding AAA family ATPase yields MIVGVVGKIAAGKTTVAKFFEEKGFCRVSCSDPLIDLLTHNLNDYSWLPEIPERGEPTRDRLIEYGKHLKETYGEDILIRLAIDKRRHCKNIVIDGVRSKGEIEAIKKRGGVIIYIEARPEIRYERLKKRNAGKDKVIKSFEDFLDADKAEEKLYHTSMLKDLADFLIVNEGSLEDLKNRVKTIINSLTSGKI; encoded by the coding sequence ATGATAGTTGGCGTTGTGGGTAAAATTGCAGCAGGAAAAACCACAGTTGCAAAGTTTTTTGAAGAGAAAGGATTTTGCAGAGTTTCATGTAGTGATCCACTAATTGACCTTCTAACCCATAATTTAAACGATTATTCTTGGCTTCCTGAGATCCCAGAAAGGGGTGAGCCCACAAGAGACAGACTCATCGAATATGGAAAACACTTGAAGGAAACCTACGGAGAAGACATTCTTATAAGACTCGCCATAGACAAGAGAAGACATTGTAAAAACATAGTCATAGACGGAGTGAGGTCAAAGGGAGAAATAGAGGCTATAAAGAAACGAGGCGGAGTCATAATATATATAGAAGCGAGACCTGAGATAAGGTATGAACGATTGAAAAAAAGAAATGCTGGAAAAGACAAGGTGATAAAGAGTTTTGAAGATTTTTTGGACGCAGATAAAGCAGAAGAGAAACTATACCATACAAGCATGCTTAAAGATCTGGCTGATTTCTTGATTGTGAATGAAGGCAGTCTTGAAGATCTAAAAAATAGAGTTAAGACCATTATAAACTCCTTAACGTCTGGAAAAATTTAA
- a CDS encoding class I SAM-dependent methyltransferase — MIEGIPAPGAYLYNFLTRKRKNLDRVIAEEITNKIEHGKILDIGTGPGFIPIKIAKFNPDLEIIGIDISKTMIKLAKKNAEKAGVNNVTFEVMSAYKLRFLEEQFDLVTSIGALHHFNNPLKAFNEMYRVLKSQREVWIYDFITDTPKKDMRKFLEEVGLPKFPWSIAFRLHGLNYREWTGEISKAAEQSKFDDYKLERNKALMKLILRKF; from the coding sequence ATGATAGAAGGAATCCCAGCACCTGGAGCATATCTCTACAATTTTTTGACTAGAAAAAGGAAGAACCTCGATCGGGTGATCGCCGAGGAAATAACCAATAAAATTGAACATGGCAAGATATTGGACATTGGGACAGGCCCAGGCTTTATTCCAATCAAAATTGCGAAATTTAATCCAGACTTAGAAATAATTGGTATAGATATCTCAAAAACAATGATAAAGCTTGCAAAGAAAAATGCAGAAAAAGCTGGTGTTAACAATGTAACATTTGAGGTTATGAGCGCCTACAAGCTGAGATTTCTTGAGGAACAATTCGATCTTGTTACAAGCATTGGAGCTTTGCATCATTTTAATAATCCATTGAAAGCATTTAATGAAATGTACAGAGTCCTAAAATCCCAGAGAGAAGTATGGATTTACGATTTTATAACAGATACTCCGAAAAAGGACATGAGAAAATTTTTAGAAGAAGTCGGACTGCCAAAGTTCCCCTGGTCAATAGCATTTAGGCTCCATGGGCTTAATTACAGAGAATGGACAGGAGAGATTTCAAAAGCTGCAGAACAAAGCAAGTTTGATGATTACAAATTAGAAAGAAATAAAGCTCTTATGAAGCTTATTTTGAGGAAATTTTAA
- a CDS encoding flavodoxin family protein, which yields MNTLIIYVSIHHRNTEKVAKVMAKALDAELTKPWGITPKELLNYDLIGFGSGIYWWRHHWSLLKLVEELPMMKGKRAFIFSTAGMNIPFYNHRQLKRKLKEKGFEIVGEFSCRGWDTNGWLAKIGGINKGHPNESDLERAKKFAEKLRRNLHPSPL from the coding sequence ATGAATACTTTAATTATTTACGTTTCAATCCACCACAGAAATACTGAAAAGGTCGCAAAAGTCATGGCAAAAGCTCTTGACGCAGAACTCACAAAACCCTGGGGAATAACGCCAAAAGAACTTTTAAATTATGATCTTATAGGATTTGGTTCTGGAATATACTGGTGGAGACATCACTGGAGTCTTCTAAAGCTCGTGGAGGAACTCCCCATGATGAAAGGAAAAAGAGCCTTCATTTTTTCTACTGCAGGCATGAATATTCCTTTCTACAATCACCGCCAGCTAAAGAGAAAACTGAAAGAAAAAGGCTTTGAAATTGTTGGCGAGTTCTCGTGTAGGGGCTGGGACACCAATGGATGGCTTGCCAAAATAGGTGGAATAAATAAGGGGCACCCAAATGAGAGTGACTTGGAAAGAGCGAAGAAATTTGCCGAAAAGTTAAGGAGAAATTTACATCCTTCCCCGTTATGA
- a CDS encoding class I SAM-dependent methyltransferase, which produces MKKHEWEEFFDKESDYYLQEPFTKYTKEEIEFLLEEFNLPEGAKILDVGCGVGRHSIELAKRGYRVTGIDISQKMLEKAKKWAQKEGVKVEWIKADATRFKRNEEFDAVICLCEGAFSLLGSSDDPIEHDLAILRNIYESLKPGGKFILTALSALSRIKKATNEDIAIGAFDPNTMTFFEELEAPDGTKVPIRERVYVPTELYLMFKMVGFEVKAIWGGTAGRWGKRKVDMDDIEIMVVAEKPRK; this is translated from the coding sequence ATGAAAAAGCATGAATGGGAAGAGTTTTTTGACAAGGAATCTGACTATTACTTACAGGAGCCTTTTACCAAGTACACGAAAGAGGAAATAGAATTTCTGCTAGAAGAGTTTAACCTTCCAGAAGGTGCAAAGATATTGGATGTGGGCTGTGGTGTTGGAAGGCACTCTATAGAGCTTGCAAAGAGAGGATATCGTGTCACAGGGATCGATATTTCCCAGAAAATGCTTGAAAAGGCAAAAAAATGGGCTCAAAAAGAGGGTGTGAAAGTTGAGTGGATAAAAGCAGATGCAACTAGATTTAAGCGTAATGAAGAGTTTGACGCTGTAATATGTCTATGTGAGGGGGCCTTTTCATTACTTGGTTCATCTGACGACCCGATAGAGCATGATTTGGCCATCTTAAGAAATATATATGAATCGTTGAAACCAGGAGGGAAGTTTATACTAACAGCTCTAAGCGCACTTTCAAGGATTAAAAAAGCCACAAACGAAGATATTGCTATTGGAGCATTTGACCCAAACACCATGACTTTCTTTGAGGAGCTTGAGGCACCAGATGGCACAAAAGTTCCAATACGAGAACGAGTTTATGTCCCAACAGAGCTTTATTTGATGTTTAAAATGGTTGGATTTGAAGTAAAAGCTATTTGGGGAGGAACAGCTGGGAGATGGGGTAAGCGAAAAGTAGATATGGATGACATTGAAATAATGGTGGTAGCTGAGAAACCTCGGAAATAG